One Bacillus sp. FJAT-52991 genomic region harbors:
- the ylqF gene encoding ribosome biogenesis GTPase YlqF — protein MTIQWFPGHMAKARREVTEKLKLVDIIFELVDARLPISSRNPMIDEIIQQKPRLVLLNKADLADPAMTTKWLAYFEKEGIKALPINSQAGSGLQTISKAAKEVLKEKLERMKSRGIRPRAIRAMIVGIPNVGKSTLINRLAKKNIAKTGNMPGVTKAQQWIKAGKEMELLDTPGILWPKFEDPETGYKLALTGAIKDAILNLQDVAIFALRFLETHYPERLQERYEMEELFDEVVDVFNHIGKLRGCLASKFEVDYDKTAEVIIRDIRGEKLGRLTFDDPEYIPQ, from the coding sequence TTGACGATTCAATGGTTTCCAGGCCACATGGCAAAAGCAAGAAGAGAAGTAACGGAGAAATTAAAGCTTGTCGATATTATATTTGAACTAGTAGATGCTAGGCTTCCAATCTCATCTAGAAATCCAATGATTGATGAGATCATTCAGCAAAAGCCGCGACTAGTGTTACTCAATAAAGCCGATTTAGCTGATCCGGCAATGACAACGAAGTGGTTAGCTTATTTTGAGAAGGAAGGAATTAAAGCCTTACCGATCAATTCACAAGCGGGTAGTGGACTGCAAACCATTAGCAAAGCGGCGAAAGAAGTATTAAAAGAGAAGCTTGAGCGGATGAAATCTCGCGGAATTAGACCGAGAGCGATTCGGGCAATGATCGTTGGTATTCCAAACGTAGGAAAATCAACATTGATTAATCGATTAGCGAAAAAGAATATCGCGAAAACAGGAAATATGCCGGGCGTCACAAAAGCTCAACAATGGATTAAAGCCGGGAAAGAGATGGAGCTGTTAGATACACCGGGTATTCTTTGGCCAAAATTTGAAGATCCTGAAACTGGTTATAAGTTGGCACTAACCGGTGCGATTAAGGATGCTATTTTAAATTTGCAAGATGTAGCTATTTTTGCTCTCCGTTTTTTAGAAACACACTATCCTGAACGATTACAAGAGCGATATGAGATGGAAGAACTATTTGATGAAGTGGTCGATGTTTTTAACCATATCGGAAAATTAAGAGGTTGTTTAGCGAGTAAATTCGAAGTGGACTACGATAAAACGGCTGAAGTAATTATCCGTGACATTCGTGGAGAAAAGTTAGGCAGGTTAACTTTTGATGATCCTGAATACATCCCTCAATAA
- the rimM gene encoding ribosome maturation factor RimM (Essential for efficient processing of 16S rRNA), which produces MEKWFNVGKIVNTHGIQGEIRVISRTDFPDERYKVGNVLYLFMSEETEGKPVIITSHRKHKNFDLLMLEGFDNINKVESLKGALLKIKESQLGELPEGEYYFHEIIGCTVQTLDGEEVGKIKEILTPGANDVWVVKGEKGKDHYIPYIEQIVKKVDIKEKVIIIEPMEGLLS; this is translated from the coding sequence ATGGAAAAATGGTTTAACGTCGGAAAAATCGTGAACACTCATGGTATTCAAGGAGAAATAAGAGTGATTTCACGAACGGATTTCCCAGACGAAAGATATAAAGTAGGCAATGTTCTTTACTTGTTTATGTCAGAGGAAACAGAAGGAAAGCCTGTCATTATTACTTCGCACCGTAAACATAAAAATTTTGATTTGCTGATGTTAGAAGGGTTTGACAACATTAACAAAGTAGAATCTTTAAAAGGTGCATTATTAAAAATTAAAGAAAGTCAGCTTGGTGAGTTACCAGAAGGAGAATATTACTTTCATGAAATCATCGGGTGTACTGTGCAAACGCTCGATGGTGAAGAAGTCGGTAAAATAAAAGAAATCCTGACGCCTGGCGCGAATGACGTGTGGGTCGTTAAAGGAGAAAAAGGAAAAGATCACTATATCCCTTATATTGAGCAAATTGTAAAAAAGGTAGATATAAAGGAGAAAGTGATCATTATTGAGCCGATGGAAGGGCTTTTATCATGA
- the smc gene encoding chromosome segregation protein SMC yields MFLKRLEILGFKSFAERTSVDFVDGVTAVVGPNGSGKSNITDGVRWVLGEQSAKSLRGGKMEDVIFAGSDTRKALNFAEVTLTLNNEKQILPIEYNEVNVTRRVYRSGDSEYFINKQSCRLKDIVELFMDSGLGREAFSIIGQGKVEEILNSKPEDRRAIFEEAAGVLKYKVRKRKAEQKLTETQENLNRVQDILYELESQVEPLRIQASMAKDYLEKKEELTSYDIASIVYEIDQLHAEWQKLKESFTLHQQQEMQLSANLQKKEAATAALRDQITAIDESVNDLQNVLLAASEELEKLEGRKQVLKERKKNAVQNEGQLADYMKETKEKMTELSQLAEELTQKVEADQLEEEQLRRRLMEKRQEMQTLSQDLEAKIESLKADYIEGLNEQASAKNELHNLTQQMEQLTRRRARIDVENEKQVAERQQIETNKKQIEEKLATAQRELTLHVEAFRSGQQTLEALKLKYTKQESNLYQAYKILQDAKSRKEMLESLEEDYSGFFQGVKEILKARNRTLSGIEGAVAEVIDVPKEYETAIEIALGSSVQHIITQDEASARAAIAYLKNNRYGRATFLPLTAMKEKIFPAAVLAQLQTDPRFIGVASDLVQYDEQYKRAIMNVLGLVVIAKDLTGANELAKMLGYRYRIVTLEGDVVNPGGSMTGGAIKQKTSSLLTRKNELEDLKMKLASMEEKTAKVEREVKKLKETIAKNEILLEEMRTKGEQLRVAEQQWRNELLEWQFSYQTINDRLSLYDREKKEFQEEKEQLASRYQSVEKRLASKQKEIDALNIEIKSLTEKKQKESSLKESLMQSMSDMKSMLAVKKEQLTTGQTRLAQVQRELDEATKKYHQWEEELHWLKSEMSSSHQGEEELEQAARIKQIDKEQTIKLISLRREERLEKQQKLEDEELELKELKRLYKAMSEAVQDEEVKINRLDVEMENRLEQLRKDYSMSYEYAKETYPLPFSIEEVRKKVKLIKLSIKELGNVNIGAIDEYERVYERYTFLEEQRVDLQEAKDTLVQVIEEMDVEMTKRFKETFQAISSHFLPVFQALFGGGRAELKLTEPNDLLNTGVDIVAQPPGKKLQNLSLLSGGERALTAIALLFSILKVRPVPFCVLDEVEAALDEANVHRFSTYLKQFSEETQFIVITHRKGTMEEADVLYGVTMEESGVSRLVSVRMEETPQMKEESVK; encoded by the coding sequence ATGTTCCTGAAGAGATTGGAGATCTTAGGCTTTAAGTCTTTTGCCGAGCGAACATCTGTTGATTTTGTCGATGGGGTCACAGCGGTCGTTGGTCCAAATGGCTCTGGAAAAAGCAACATTACGGACGGCGTTCGCTGGGTGTTAGGAGAACAGTCGGCCAAAAGTTTACGTGGCGGAAAAATGGAAGATGTTATTTTTGCGGGAAGTGACACTCGCAAGGCGCTAAACTTTGCCGAAGTGACGTTAACTTTAAACAATGAGAAGCAAATACTCCCAATTGAATACAATGAAGTCAATGTGACGAGAAGGGTGTACCGATCAGGAGATAGTGAATATTTCATTAATAAACAGTCCTGCCGGTTAAAAGACATTGTTGAATTATTTATGGACTCAGGTCTTGGAAGAGAAGCTTTTTCGATTATTGGACAAGGGAAAGTAGAAGAAATATTAAACAGCAAGCCAGAAGATCGGCGTGCGATTTTTGAAGAAGCAGCTGGTGTGCTTAAATACAAAGTACGCAAGCGAAAAGCGGAACAAAAGCTGACTGAAACACAAGAAAACTTAAATCGTGTCCAAGATATTTTATACGAGCTTGAAAGTCAAGTAGAACCGTTACGAATTCAGGCTTCCATGGCGAAGGACTACCTTGAGAAGAAGGAAGAGCTAACATCATATGATATTGCCTCCATCGTTTATGAAATTGATCAACTCCATGCGGAATGGCAAAAGCTAAAGGAAAGTTTTACGTTACATCAACAACAAGAAATGCAGCTATCTGCTAATTTGCAAAAGAAAGAAGCCGCAACAGCCGCGCTGCGCGATCAAATAACGGCGATCGATGAATCAGTCAATGATTTACAAAATGTTTTATTAGCGGCTAGTGAGGAACTTGAAAAGCTAGAGGGTCGCAAGCAGGTGCTAAAAGAACGCAAGAAAAATGCCGTTCAAAATGAAGGGCAGCTAGCGGATTATATGAAAGAAACGAAAGAGAAGATGACCGAGCTTTCACAACTTGCTGAAGAGCTGACACAAAAAGTAGAAGCGGATCAGCTAGAAGAGGAACAATTACGCCGTCGGCTTATGGAAAAACGACAGGAAATGCAAACCTTATCGCAAGATTTAGAAGCGAAGATTGAGTCGTTAAAAGCTGATTACATTGAAGGATTGAATGAGCAGGCATCGGCAAAAAATGAGCTGCATAATCTCACTCAACAAATGGAACAACTTACTCGTCGTAGAGCAAGAATCGATGTAGAGAATGAAAAACAAGTAGCTGAAAGACAACAAATAGAAACAAACAAAAAACAAATTGAAGAAAAGCTAGCCACTGCCCAAAGAGAGCTTACTTTACATGTTGAAGCGTTTCGAAGTGGGCAACAAACGTTAGAAGCGCTGAAGTTGAAGTATACAAAACAAGAATCGAACTTATATCAAGCCTATAAAATTTTACAAGACGCTAAGTCAAGAAAAGAGATGCTTGAATCTTTAGAAGAGGATTACTCCGGCTTTTTTCAAGGAGTGAAAGAAATATTAAAAGCTAGAAACCGTACACTTTCAGGGATTGAAGGGGCGGTAGCTGAAGTCATTGACGTACCAAAAGAGTATGAAACAGCGATTGAAATTGCTCTTGGCAGCAGCGTACAGCATATTATTACTCAAGATGAAGCATCAGCTCGGGCCGCGATTGCTTACTTGAAAAATAACCGTTATGGCCGTGCAACTTTCCTACCTTTAACGGCAATGAAAGAAAAGATATTTCCAGCAGCAGTTCTTGCTCAATTGCAAACCGACCCTCGCTTTATCGGGGTTGCCTCCGATTTGGTCCAATATGATGAACAATATAAACGAGCGATTATGAATGTGCTAGGTCTTGTCGTCATTGCCAAGGACTTAACAGGTGCGAATGAATTAGCTAAAATGCTCGGTTATCGTTATCGGATTGTCACTCTAGAAGGGGATGTTGTCAATCCTGGAGGTTCAATGACAGGTGGAGCCATTAAACAAAAAACAAGCTCGTTATTAACCCGTAAAAACGAATTAGAAGATTTAAAGATGAAGCTTGCTTCTATGGAAGAAAAAACAGCAAAAGTCGAGCGGGAAGTAAAGAAATTGAAAGAGACCATTGCCAAAAATGAAATCCTATTAGAGGAAATGCGTACAAAAGGCGAACAATTGAGAGTGGCAGAGCAGCAATGGAGAAATGAACTGCTCGAATGGCAATTTTCTTATCAAACGATCAATGACCGCTTATCCTTATATGATAGAGAGAAAAAAGAATTCCAAGAAGAAAAAGAACAGCTAGCGAGTCGCTATCAATCAGTCGAAAAACGATTGGCAAGTAAACAAAAGGAAATAGATGCACTTAATATTGAAATTAAGAGCTTAACGGAGAAAAAGCAAAAAGAAAGCTCACTCAAAGAATCTTTAATGCAGTCGATGAGTGATATGAAATCAATGCTTGCTGTCAAAAAAGAACAGTTAACCACAGGTCAAACTCGATTAGCACAAGTGCAAAGAGAATTGGATGAGGCTACAAAGAAATATCATCAGTGGGAAGAAGAGCTGCATTGGCTGAAATCAGAAATGTCTTCCAGTCATCAAGGGGAAGAAGAACTTGAACAAGCGGCGCGCATCAAGCAAATAGATAAAGAACAAACCATCAAGCTAATTTCCTTGCGTAGGGAAGAACGTTTAGAGAAACAACAAAAACTAGAAGACGAAGAGTTAGAACTAAAGGAGCTAAAAAGGCTTTATAAGGCAATGAGCGAAGCGGTTCAAGATGAAGAAGTGAAAATTAATCGTCTGGATGTGGAAATGGAAAATCGCTTAGAGCAATTGCGTAAAGATTATTCGATGTCCTATGAATACGCGAAAGAAACGTATCCTTTGCCATTTTCTATAGAGGAAGTTCGCAAAAAAGTGAAATTGATTAAGCTTTCGATTAAGGAACTTGGCAATGTCAACATCGGGGCTATTGATGAATATGAACGTGTTTATGAACGATATACGTTTCTTGAAGAACAGCGGGTAGACTTGCAAGAAGCAAAAGATACACTTGTGCAAGTGATTGAAGAAATGGATGTAGAAATGACGAAAAGATTTAAAGAAACATTTCAAGCGATTAGCTCTCACTTTTTACCGGTCTTCCAAGCGTTGTTTGGTGGAGGCAGAGCAGAATTAAAACTGACTGAGCCCAATGATTTATTAAATACAGGGGTAGATATTGTCGCGCAGCCTCCGGGGAAAAAATTGCAAAACTTAAGCCTGTTATCTGGCGGAGAACGAGCCCTTACGGCGATCGCTTTATTATTCTCTATTTTAAAAGTGCGCCCCGTTCCGTTTTGTGTGCTTGATGAGGTCGAAGCGGCATTGGACGAAGCGAATGTTCATCGTTTTAGTACGTATTTAAAGCAATTCAGCGAGGAAACACAATTCATCGTGATTACCCACCGTAAAGGCACAATGGAAGAAGCAGATGTGCTCTATGGAGTGACGATGGAAGAGTCGGGTGTATCTCGATTAGTGTCTGTTCGAATGGAGGAAACTCCGCAAATGAAGGAGGAAAGCGTAAAATGA
- the ftsY gene encoding signal recognition particle-docking protein FtsY — MSFFKKLKEKFTSTTDQATEKFKSGLTKTRDNFSNKVNDLVARYRKIDEDFFEELEEILIGADVGFEIVMELIEQLKFEVKRRNTKDPAEVQDIITEKLVEIYQAGEDTPNEVNIQENDLTVILFVGVNGVGKTTTIGKLAHKYKSEGKKVLLAAGDTFRAGAIDQLEVWGERTGVEVIKQGEGSDPAAVMYDAVRAAKSRNVDILLCDTAGRLQNKVNLMNELEKVKRVIEREIPGAPHEVLIVLDATTGQNAMVQAKTFKEATNVSGIVLTKLDGTAKGGIVLAIRKELDIPVKFVGLGEKMDDLQPFDAEKYVYGLFSGLQMEEEEAE; from the coding sequence ATGAGTTTTTTTAAAAAGTTAAAAGAGAAATTTACATCTACAACTGATCAAGCCACTGAAAAATTTAAATCGGGTTTGACGAAAACTCGAGATAATTTTTCTAATAAAGTGAATGATCTTGTTGCTCGCTATCGCAAAATTGATGAGGATTTCTTTGAAGAATTGGAAGAGATTTTAATTGGGGCTGATGTCGGTTTTGAGATTGTCATGGAATTAATAGAACAACTTAAATTTGAAGTGAAACGCCGTAATACAAAGGACCCAGCGGAAGTACAAGATATTATTACAGAGAAATTAGTAGAGATTTATCAAGCGGGTGAAGACACACCAAATGAAGTGAACATTCAAGAGAATGACTTAACGGTTATTTTATTCGTTGGTGTAAATGGTGTAGGTAAAACTACAACGATTGGTAAGCTTGCTCATAAGTATAAATCTGAAGGGAAAAAAGTCTTACTTGCTGCAGGAGATACCTTCCGTGCCGGAGCCATTGATCAACTAGAAGTATGGGGCGAAAGAACGGGCGTTGAGGTCATTAAGCAAGGAGAGGGGTCAGACCCAGCTGCTGTCATGTATGATGCTGTTCGTGCAGCTAAATCAAGAAATGTAGACATTTTGCTTTGCGATACAGCGGGAAGACTTCAAAATAAAGTCAACTTAATGAATGAGTTGGAGAAAGTGAAGCGAGTCATTGAGCGCGAGATTCCAGGCGCTCCGCATGAGGTGTTGATTGTTCTTGATGCAACGACAGGACAAAATGCGATGGTTCAAGCGAAAACATTTAAAGAAGCAACCAATGTATCCGGTATAGTTTTAACAAAGCTAGATGGAACAGCTAAGGGTGGAATTGTTCTTGCGATTCGAAAAGAACTGGATATTCCGGTGAAGTTCGTTGGATTAGGAGAGAAAATGGACGACCTTCAGCCATTCGATGCCGAAAAATATGTATATGGATTATTCTCAGGTTTACAGATGGAGGAGGAAGAAGCGGAGTAA
- the ffh gene encoding signal recognition particle protein, protein MAFEGLADRLQNTMQKIRGKGKVTEADVKEMMREVRLALLEADVNFKVVKDFVKKVSERSVGQEVMQSLTPGQQVIKVVKEELTTLMGGEQSQIAVAKRPPTVIMMVGLQGAGKTTTTGKLANLLRKRYNRKPLLVAADIYRPAAIKQLETLGKQLNMPVFSLGDQVSPVEIAKQAIEKAKADHHDYVLIDTAGRLHIDEDLMGELKEIKELTKPDEIFLVVDAMTGQDAVNVAQSFNDQLGVTGVVLTKLDGDTRGGAALSIRAVTDKPIKFAGMGEKLDALEPFHPERMASRILGMGDVLTLIEKAQSNVDEEKAKELEQKMRTMSFTFDDFLDQLGQVRSMGPLDEIIKMLPGANKIKGLNNIQVDDKQIGHIEAIIRSMTKEEKQHPEIISAGRKKRIAKGSGTSIQEVNRLLKQFEEMKKMMKQMSGMQQKGKKKGMPFKFPFM, encoded by the coding sequence ATGGCGTTTGAAGGATTAGCCGACCGACTGCAAAATACGATGCAAAAAATCCGAGGCAAAGGGAAAGTAACAGAAGCAGATGTAAAAGAAATGATGCGTGAAGTGCGTCTTGCCCTTTTAGAAGCGGATGTTAACTTTAAAGTTGTCAAAGATTTTGTTAAAAAAGTCAGTGAGCGCTCCGTCGGTCAAGAAGTCATGCAAAGCTTAACTCCCGGCCAACAGGTCATTAAAGTAGTTAAGGAAGAATTGACAACGTTGATGGGGGGAGAGCAAAGTCAAATTGCTGTAGCTAAGCGACCTCCAACGGTGATTATGATGGTTGGTTTGCAAGGTGCTGGTAAAACAACTACGACAGGAAAACTGGCGAATTTGCTTCGTAAACGCTATAATCGCAAACCGCTATTAGTTGCTGCCGATATTTATCGACCAGCTGCCATTAAGCAGTTGGAGACTCTCGGGAAGCAATTGAATATGCCTGTTTTTTCATTAGGCGATCAAGTGAGTCCTGTGGAGATTGCTAAGCAAGCAATTGAAAAAGCGAAAGCGGATCATCATGATTATGTATTGATTGATACGGCTGGGCGTCTTCATATTGATGAAGACTTAATGGGCGAACTGAAAGAAATTAAAGAGCTGACGAAACCTGATGAAATCTTCCTTGTCGTTGATGCAATGACTGGTCAAGATGCTGTCAACGTAGCGCAAAGCTTTAATGATCAGCTTGGAGTAACAGGCGTTGTTTTAACAAAGCTTGATGGTGATACACGCGGAGGAGCTGCTTTGTCCATTCGTGCAGTCACTGATAAGCCGATTAAGTTTGCCGGAATGGGAGAAAAGCTAGATGCACTAGAACCTTTTCACCCGGAACGTATGGCTTCTCGAATTCTCGGCATGGGAGATGTGCTTACCTTAATTGAGAAAGCTCAATCTAATGTCGATGAAGAGAAAGCGAAAGAACTAGAACAGAAAATGCGAACAATGTCGTTCACATTTGATGATTTCCTAGATCAATTAGGTCAAGTTCGTTCTATGGGGCCTTTAGATGAAATTATTAAAATGCTTCCAGGAGCTAATAAAATCAAAGGCTTGAATAATATTCAAGTCGATGATAAACAAATTGGCCATATTGAAGCGATTATCCGCTCGATGACAAAAGAAGAAAAGCAACACCCAGAAATCATCAGCGCAGGTCGCAAAAAAAGAATTGCTAAAGGCAGTGGTACATCCATTCAGGAAGTAAATCGCCTCCTAAAGCAATTTGAAGAAATGAAAAAAATGATGAAACAAATGTCTGGTATGCAACAAAAAGGAAAGAAAAAAGGCATGCCATTCAAATTTCCTTTCATGTAA
- the trmD gene encoding tRNA (guanosine(37)-N1)-methyltransferase TrmD has protein sequence MNIDVLSLFPEMFQGVFHSSMLKKAEEKGKVQYNVVNFREFAEGKHHTVDDYPYGGGAGMVLKPQPVFDAVAHLKEKAASSQPRIILMCPQGERYTQKKAEELAKEEHLIFICGHYEGYDERIREHLVTDEISIGDYVLTGGELGAMVVVDSVVRLLPDVLGNEDSPVLDSFSSGLLEHPQYTRPADFRGLKVPDVLLSGNHRLIDEWRDQQSLRRTWERRPDLLEKYPLTERQLTWIHQWNQQKRT, from the coding sequence ATGAACATTGATGTGTTATCGCTTTTTCCTGAAATGTTTCAAGGTGTTTTTCATTCCTCTATGTTAAAAAAAGCAGAGGAGAAGGGGAAAGTTCAGTACAACGTCGTTAATTTTAGGGAGTTTGCTGAAGGGAAGCATCATACAGTAGATGACTATCCTTATGGTGGAGGAGCCGGAATGGTGTTAAAGCCTCAACCCGTATTTGATGCAGTTGCTCATTTAAAGGAGAAAGCCGCCTCCTCTCAACCTCGAATTATATTAATGTGCCCTCAAGGTGAGCGATATACTCAGAAGAAAGCGGAGGAGCTCGCTAAAGAAGAGCATTTAATTTTTATTTGTGGTCACTATGAAGGCTATGACGAGAGAATTAGAGAGCATCTTGTCACAGATGAAATTTCAATAGGTGATTATGTGTTAACCGGGGGAGAGCTCGGTGCGATGGTCGTTGTTGATAGTGTTGTTCGCTTGCTACCTGATGTGTTAGGAAATGAAGATTCACCCGTATTAGACTCCTTCTCATCCGGTTTGCTTGAACATCCTCAGTACACAAGACCAGCCGATTTTCGAGGGTTAAAGGTGCCAGACGTTCTGCTTTCAGGGAACCATCGATTGATTGATGAGTGGCGAGATCAACAATCTTTAAGGCGCACATGGGAACGACGGCCAGATCTATTGGAAAAATACCCATTAACAGAACGGCAATTAACTTGGATACATCAATGGAATCAACAAAAAAGAACTTGA
- the lepB gene encoding signal peptidase I: MAKEKNEFWEWTKAFLIAIGLAAIIRYFIIAPIVVDGESMMPTLNNGDWMMVNKMDTPERFDIVVFHAPENKDYIKRVIGLPGDTVEYKDDKLYINGKYYEEPYLDEYKSQEPGPLTPDFTLEEITGRKTVPEGEIFVLGDNRLYSKDGRHIGTVSMDEVVGSTNVVFWPLGNMRLVD; the protein is encoded by the coding sequence TTGGCGAAGGAAAAAAACGAATTTTGGGAATGGACGAAGGCTTTTTTAATTGCAATCGGACTCGCAGCTATCATTCGATATTTTATTATTGCACCGATTGTTGTAGATGGAGAGTCCATGATGCCAACTTTGAACAATGGAGATTGGATGATGGTCAATAAAATGGACACTCCAGAACGGTTTGATATCGTTGTCTTTCATGCTCCAGAAAACAAGGACTATATTAAACGGGTTATTGGTCTTCCAGGAGATACCGTTGAGTATAAAGACGATAAACTATACATTAATGGTAAATACTACGAAGAACCGTATTTAGATGAATATAAAAGTCAAGAGCCTGGACCGCTTACTCCTGATTTTACTTTGGAAGAAATAACAGGGCGTAAAACTGTGCCAGAAGGAGAGATTTTTGTTCTTGGTGATAATCGTCTCTATAGTAAAGATGGACGACACATTGGAACAGTGAGTATGGATGAAGTAGTCGGAAGTACAAATGTCGTTTTCTGGCCTCTGGGAAACATGCGCTTAGTCGACTAA
- the rpsP gene encoding 30S ribosomal protein S16, with amino-acid sequence MAVKIRLKRMGAKKSPFYRIVVADSRSPRDGRSIETIGTYNPVVQPAEVKINEELALKWLQDGAKPSDTVRNLFSNEGIMEKFHNAKLGK; translated from the coding sequence ATGGCAGTAAAAATTCGTTTAAAACGCATGGGTGCAAAAAAATCCCCATTCTATCGTATCGTAGTAGCAGATTCTCGTTCTCCTCGTGATGGACGTTCAATCGAAACAATTGGAACATACAACCCAGTTGTTCAACCAGCTGAAGTAAAAATCAACGAAGAGCTTGCTCTTAAATGGCTTCAAGACGGTGCGAAACCATCTGATACGGTTCGTAACCTGTTCTCTAACGAAGGCATCATGGAGAAATTCCATAACGCTAAATTAGGCAAATAA
- a CDS encoding YlqD family protein → MYILQTVVVKQVLTEKMKRQLLLSYEEQKSQLQREYEQLRFEQKKAEKKYKNSKKESAQLYEKEMQKRLDKIQNIEFQVNQLSLLPLGSELKEQELQTMTEVNVGDRWSDIENEKTIIIKDGIIIDIR, encoded by the coding sequence ATGTACATTTTACAAACGGTAGTCGTGAAACAGGTATTAACTGAGAAAATGAAGCGTCAGCTACTCCTTTCATATGAGGAGCAAAAGAGTCAACTTCAAAGAGAATATGAACAACTTCGCTTTGAGCAAAAGAAAGCAGAAAAGAAGTACAAAAATAGCAAAAAAGAGAGTGCGCAGTTGTATGAAAAGGAAATGCAAAAACGTTTAGATAAGATACAAAATATCGAATTTCAGGTAAACCAGCTAAGTCTATTACCGCTTGGAAGTGAACTGAAGGAACAAGAGCTCCAGACGATGACGGAAGTGAATGTTGGTGACCGTTGGAGCGACATTGAAAATGAGAAAACAATCATCATTAAAGATGGCATCATCATTGACATTCGATAG
- a CDS encoding putative DNA-binding protein has translation MLEKTTRMNYLYDFYQSLLTEKQRSYMSLYYLDDFSLGEIAEEYGVSRQAVYDNIKRTESMLEEYESKLFLFKKFQERTKLLQKLKEMTSDKEWLIIEALEKLD, from the coding sequence GTGCTTGAGAAGACGACGAGAATGAATTATTTGTATGATTTTTATCAATCGTTGTTAACTGAAAAGCAACGTAGCTATATGTCCCTTTATTATTTGGATGATTTCTCCCTTGGTGAAATTGCGGAAGAGTATGGAGTGAGCCGCCAAGCGGTTTATGATAATATTAAACGCACGGAATCCATGTTGGAGGAATATGAAAGCAAATTGTTTTTATTTAAAAAATTTCAAGAGCGCACGAAGCTGTTGCAGAAGTTGAAAGAAATGACTTCTGATAAGGAATGGCTGATCATTGAAGCGCTGGAGAAATTAGATTAG
- the rplS gene encoding 50S ribosomal protein L19: MYKLIQELTQEQLRSDLPSFRPGDTVRVHVKVIEGTRERIQVFEGVVIKRRGGGISETFTVRKISYGVGVERTFPLHTPKIAQIEVLRRGKVRRAKLYYLRNLRGKAARIKEIR, encoded by the coding sequence ATGTACAAATTAATTCAAGAACTTACTCAAGAACAACTTCGTTCAGACTTACCATCTTTCCGTCCTGGAGATACAGTTCGCGTACACGTAAAAGTTATCGAGGGTACTCGTGAGCGTATTCAGGTATTTGAAGGTGTAGTAATTAAACGTCGTGGTGGCGGAATTAGCGAAACATTTACTGTTCGCAAAATCTCTTACGGTGTTGGTGTGGAACGTACATTCCCGCTTCATACACCAAAAATCGCTCAAATCGAAGTGCTTCGCCGCGGTAAAGTTCGTCGTGCAAAACTTTACTACTTACGTAACCTTCGTGGTAAAGCTGCTCGTATTAAAGAAATTCGATAA